The Festucalex cinctus isolate MCC-2025b chromosome 14, RoL_Fcin_1.0, whole genome shotgun sequence DNA window gtcaCCACGAACAAAAGGTTAAtcttattagtttaaaaaaaaaaaaaaaaagtacttgaaGCTCCAGCATCCCGCGCCGTACGCTGGCCACTGGCagaactagggatgcacgataatatgtttggccgataattattggcaattatcgaccaatttgatgtcaaacagataaaccaggtaTTAAAGAAATCGGCCGATAATTAGCGGCAGTTATCGGCCGATTTGACATcacacagataaaccagataaaaaaagaaatcctccgataattattggcaattatgatgattatcgatatattggtcaggtaataaatccatgataatctacaataagactactcaagacataaactggtTTTTCAATTAGAAAATAGTTTCTCTTTGTACCattactgaaacacaatattaaaactggtgtcttcttcatagtgagtactttagtgtatttctttacacaaatacaaatgtcttcttcacAGAGACCACtttgtcaacaaatttgtgtctttcttaaacactattgtcatgaaACATGTCAGTCAACATAGTcagttgtttcattttataaactgtgatatcaatttttgtgtaacattgcaaaagtaaatacatcTATAAAATTACTtcaatattaaattaatattaatccTCAAATTGtctgcttcaaaaagtcaaaacataaaatatgttttgaaatgttaaaattgaagatacaattcacatttttcatagacacTTATacaaaagtgagtcagttgctggacagataaacagAAGTCAAAGTAAGCCGATGAGTCTTCTTCCCatgaagacttccgtacatttccccgccacactTATGatgtgctccccctagtggtccGCCAAGTAAttactcaataagtaatgaacaatggagccgttctagtggctgtatatgagctacaaatatcgccatacttggcgtaggtgtatcgataatctatcggaagACGATGTATGACGATTTATCGGGATATTGATATCACACTCACATATATTTTTGACACTGTTGCACTTTTTTCACCATCAGTCTGCCGTTGAACTCATGTGACAGCACACTGCTGTCACTTTTCTTCCACTGGCCTGCTACCGATTTGACGTTCAACTATGCGACCTGCAAGTTGGGAATGCCATTACCTATGCCACCAATCTACCACATCTGTACTTTTTCTTCCGCTAACTGGCCACCAATCTGCCGTTTGCACTGCCACTGCCTGCCGCCGATCCGATCCGCCTTTAACCTCAAGAAGTCGAGTCAAATATTGTGAGTTtaggaaaggaaggaaggaaggaaggaaggaaggcgcACGTGTGTGCCTGCGGGCCAGCGCAGGTGCTCGCCCGCCTCGGAAGGAGGATGGGGCGAGACGCGGCAGACCAGCCACGCCCACGCGCTCCACTCGTCCAGAATAAAGTGAAAACACCTGCAAGAGGTGGAGACGCGAAGCACCTCCATCGGCCCCGCCGGAGTTCGTGAATGTGGTGAACTCTTGAACCGCTCGCTCGCTTGCTGGAATGTGGCACGCAGACAAACTTCCCGGGAAAAATGCGTCCCGACAAGTCGCAGGCCCGACGTTCGGGCTGCATTTTATTACAACGCCGACACGCCGGTTAGCTTCGACGGCTTTAGCAGCGGAGCCTTTTTCGGATGGTCGTGTCCACGGTAACCGCATCCACGTAGTGGCGGCCTGCTTTTGCCAGAAACGCATGCGCCCTTTGGAAGGATTTGGACATGAGCAAGGTTAAttgagtgaactaaaactaacaaaaaaaacacaaactaatATTCCaataaacaatttcgttaacaaaataaaatataaaaaggaaaatgctttttaaaaaaactaaaatgtattgaaactacattttatgtttataaaattaactaaaactataattatagcaaaaatgtccatcGTTTTAGTCTTagtggtaattaatttgatgcatgagcctttggggatgattttaaatgtgatttgaagtcgattgattttgatataaaccggaatacgGACGTTTGaacgtgtgtcacacagaagcgaggtcatcgagcagcagccaatagaaaagcaccttcagatgacgtcactcccatgctgttttttaaatattgcgcacaagtaatacaaattttaaaactaaaactaatactgaaactaaataaaacaaaactaaaactaagtattaataaaataactaaaactaataaactaacagaaccagcctgaaaactaattaaaactaactttaaaaaaaaaaaaaccacaaaatgaaataaaaactaacaaaaatgaaaattccaaaactataataacccttcgtcgtcgtcatcatcatcactctTGGCTTGCACGATATTACGCCTTCGACGGTCGGATCGACTCCTTCGTTCATCTGAACCTGTTTGAGGGCCTGGGACCAATCCGGGAAGGTCAACGGTCAAGTTCTGGTTCAAGTCCACCGACGGCAGCTTTGATTCTGGTGACCTGGAGGGTGAAAGGTCGCGTGCAAAACGAGTTTGGGTTGTCGGCGTTTGTGTCGGCGTCCCGGAATGCTGACATAACAGATGTTGTCTGACAAAGCCGATAATTACACGTTGCACAGCTGTGTGGCCCCCGCTCGctcttcgtcctcctcctcttcctcctttgcCCTCTGGCGCTGGGCTGACTTCGCTTGCTGAACTTGGAAATCACTCTGGCTTGAAATGTacacctgagacaacaacaGTACAGCATTCCACTAACCTGCCAACAATCGACATTTGACCCTCCGGTATTCTTCCGGTAACGTGCCACAAATATGCCATGGACATGCCGCTTTTCTGCCACCGGTCGGGCATTGGGCAAAATGTCCGTTCCGCTAATCTGCCACCGCACAATGCCGTTGAACTGCGTCTGTTTGCCACTAATCTGCCATAAACCAACAATCTACCTTCAAAGGTGCCACGACCTCGCGTTTTTTTCTTCCACCAATCTGGCAGAGACCTTGCACTCACCTGACCTTCAACGACCTCTACCTGCCACCAGTCTGCCATTGAACTACTTGGACATGCTTTCCCCACTTGCATCCCGCCAATCTACATTTGATGCCACGTTACAATCTGCATTACTTGCCACCAATCTTCCAGTGCGCAATtcttgtatcgattcaatatgcggctGAATCTgtgtttaaacatcaattttgattggaaatattcaacaaaaagtcttacttagggttagggttcatacTTTAAGCattgaagaatgttatattaatggaacatgaagctttcatattttatttgaatgctgttCAAAAACGAAAGATTGCAAcctatttgttaaatacagtgttgaGGTTTCAGTTAAACacattatcatacaaatcttacagtgtacatgtgcaAGTTGTCTaaattggagttaaaaaaaatcgcaataatcgacttacagattcgtatcgggattaatcgatatCGAATTGTGACATATGAATTGTGATGCGGAGGAAAAATCGACAGATTCGAGGcgattcacacccctaatacccTCCACTTGGACAACCTATTCCTTTTTCGCTtcattgattttgtgttttcttGTCTGCATGGAGCCGAAATTCACGCATTCAGAACGACCTCCACTTTCAATCAGCGTTTCCTCCGCTTTGCCACCAAATCTGTCATCGACCTACCATCACCCGCCACTTCAAACCTGCCAACCGCTGCTATTAATTCAAAAGCCACAGCAAGTCTGCGTATTTGTTTGCTGGTTTTGATACGTGGCGAGGCAAACATGAAGCATTTTGTGTCCACGTTGTGAGGAATGTCAGCACATTTTTAGCCCACCAAGAAAAGATGCATGCCGCAAGCAGGCggacaaaatgtgctttttttctttctttttttttgtctgcaaagTGACACAATGACACACGACGATGACGAGGCACAATGGAAGCTGCTAGGGTCAGAACTTGGCCCGCTCGACTGCGGTCTGaagagacaaaaataaatgcaaagaaAACACCAGCTCAAGGTCAAAAATGTGTACACGCGCACGCTCTCGTTGCGTTTTCGTTGCCAGTGCAGCAGGACGTTTTTCAGCTCACGTAAACAGAAGTGGTTTTTACACTGAAGCCGACTTCCTTGACGCAAGCGTCACGCACGAACATGTCAGACGACGGAAATCGGAAAGCAGATTTGGGAATGGATTTCATCGTCTGGCAGCGAACGTCGTCTCAATAAAATCTCGCACAGCGTCCTGTCAAGCGGAGACAGGGGACTTTGGCAGGAAAATTCTAGACTATggaagaccaaaactgccaaaattccaaataaataaatgacaaaataaataaatgactaaaagtgaaaatgaaaagggatataaaaatttttttttaaatattttttatattcatttttcttttcacatttagtcatttatttatttagtcatttatttactttgaatttttcCAGCATGGAAATGTTGTATCTTCAGTTGCGTAATGTGTCGCTTGGCCGTTGTGCGCTGTTGTTGCCTCCACCGTTTCCCAGGCCAAAAATCCCTGCACAAGTCGCACCACCCCCCTCCGCAGCCCCCCGTCAGCTGACCGGCCACTGACCCCGGTGGGTGGCCGGGTGGCACCGTGCTGAACTCCCACTTCGAAACGTCGCCAAGTTCACAGCGACTGCGAGTCCATCAGATAACGACCTTGGCACGGCTCAACGGGGCCCCCCCGATGCTCGCTTCGTTAGGCCtgccgcacacacacgcacacagaaacATCGCATGCTTGCAtttatcacacacacacagacacatcacacacgcaccccaacacacacacacgtctgtgcataaagacaaaaatgtcacCAGGTGAAAACACAATTGTTCATTCACACCAACTGTACAGCTACACAATCTATATACACACAGACGCACACACAGAGTGAATAAACAAAGTCGAGAAAGTGCTAACTCCTTCCGTGGATTATTTGTAACGAtcatcatttcatttcagaGCATCCTAGTCGTGGTTTTTAAGTCTCCCTACACGCAAGCGCATCGGAAACAAACAGCTTATTGCAACTTCTATGTTtcttacacacgcacacgtgtTCACATGACATTTCCATCAATGAGTGTAAACCAGTGTGTAAATGCGTATTGACATCAGGTGAAAACGTGTATCAGTTTGAATGGATGGGAAATTCAGGTGTGACGTTAGTTTGACGTCAGGTGTGAACGCTATCATGATCAGGCGTGAATGTGTGTTGAGTTCAGGTGTGAAATTGTTGAAAGCAGGTGTGAACGCGTttgtgtgaatgtttgtttggTGTGAACGTGTTACTATTAGATTCTTATCTGTATTGACATCGGATGTGAAGGTGTGTTCAATTCACTTGTGAATTAAGTTCAGGCGTGAATGTGGAGTGACATCAGCTGTGAAGGCGCGGTTCGTCAAGTGTGAATTGATTCCAGATATGAATGTGGGTTTGACATCTGGTGTAAAGGCGTGGTTCATCAGAAGTGAATTGATTCCAGATGTGAATGTGTATTGACATCACAAGTGATGGCACGGTTCATCAGATGTGAATTGATTCCAGATGTGCATGTGGGTTGACATCAGGTGTGAAGGTGCGGTTCATCAGATGTGAATTAAGTTCAGGTGTGAATGTGGTTTGACATAAGATGTGAATTGATTCCAGATGTGAATGTGGATTGACATCAGGTGTGAAGGTGTGGTTCATCAGATGTGATTTGATTCTAAATGTGGTTTGACAACAGGTGTGAGCATGTGTTGAGTTCAGGTGTGAAAGTCAGGTGTGAATGTGGATTGAGGTCAGAAGGTTGAAGGTGTGAAGGTTTGTTGGAATGTCCATGTGCATGCGTCAATATttggtgtgcgcgtgtgtgaatGTGTCGATTGATATCAGGCGTGAATCCATATTGACATCAGGCCTTGCTCAGGTGAGAATGAGGTGTGAATGTTGTACGAGTGGAACCCTTCCACATGAGTCCATACATTTTGGAGTCGACGCAGTCGTGAAAAGTGGAACCTGCCTCAAGTTGATCTCAGCAGACAAAGACCGAGCCCCCCGTGCGGGTCTTTGGGGCCAGTCGGACTTAACGAAGCGGGCGGTTTTGCGTGAAGTGCACGTGCAGCCCGTTGACGGGGTGCACGATGGGCACGGTCTGCATTTTGGGGAAGTCCCGGGTGGCCAGAGTCCATTTGCACGTGGCCACCAGTTCCACAGCCAGAGTCTTGAGGACCATCTGGGCCAGTTCTTTGCCCACGCAGCTGCGCACGCCGCCGCCAAAGGGCACGTAGCTGAAGCGGGACGAGCGGTTCTCCTCGCGCTCTGGCCCAAAGCGGTCCGGGTCAAAGAGTTCCGGGTCTTGGAAGACGGCGGCGGTCTCGTGCGTGTCCCTGATGCTGTACATGACGCTCCAGCCTTTGGGAACCTGGTAGCCCTGAGAGCACAAACACTTAATAAATAGGTGTGTGACGATATATAGATATCTCGATAAATcgggatactttgtctcccgatagattatcgatacgcctacgcaagtatcgcaatattcgTAGtttttaatatacagccactataacggctccgttgtccttgacttattgagcaattacttggtgggccgctagggggaggtggggaaatggacgcaagtcttgaggcgaagaagactcatcagcttactttgaCTTGTAAGACATTTAGCTacccagcaactgactcagttttgcatatgtttctatgaaaaatgtttattatatcttaaattttaaaacatatgttttgactttttgaagcacacaatttctgaggaatcttaatattgatttaattggaattaatatttaagtcattttatttatttatttacgtttttgtaATGTTAGACAAAAAAATTGTCTGTTTATAAAGTGAAACAATTGTCTATATAACTGACATGTTTCATGACaaaagtgtttaagaaagacacaaatttgttgacagaaagtggtctctgttaGGAAGACATTTGTAattgtttaaaacaaatacacaaaagtactcacagttttaatattgtttaaaaaacaactattttctcattgaaaaaaaatcagtttatgtgtagttttatcgtagattatcatggattgattacctgaccaatatatcttTTGAGGAATATCGATGTTAGCCTTTTCAAACAATTTGACTGACGATAAAACATCTATTTAAAACCGTTAACCTCAGGGAGTTAAATTTTCAGTTTTAAGTTCTTGGGAACGCTCTGCACCTTTTTGTGATTGTTTGAAATGATaaagataagtaaaaaaaaaaaaaaaaaaagaaaaaaaaattcaaatatttgaaaaaaaatttggaAAATTTTATTTACTGGAGAAATTAATACAGAGCTATttaagttttcatttcattttttaaagatgtgctgatgaccctgggaactccttaacgttgttagaattttaaaacaaatgtgtattttctgattaaagaattataaataaataaataaataaaagaacattttgcaaatctgaaaagttgttcaataaattCAAGTTAAGAACTggaatttgtatattttttttaaatttcacgtcaatatttgtttcccttttactgaaaatgaatatcggctccaaatatcggtcatCGGCCTCCTTCTCTGCTAATTAtatgtatcggccttgaaaaaaaacattggcctGTCTCTAAATTGGACTATTCTTCCAAATTGTTGGGTGGCGCTGTCAAAAGTTTGCTGCATGATGACGTCGAGTCGGAAAGGCTCGATAGCGTCCCCGTTTTGCGTACTTCAACCTTGTCAAAGTCGCCGGCTGGAGAAACACGTTCACAGCTGAACCAGTCAAATACTCAATTTTGCTTAgattatatttgaaaaaaataaaaaaataaataaaagactaacACCAAAGACAAGACCGTTCCAGAAGCAGAAATAACTTGTGTGCGTCGAGTTTCTGTTTGGAAAGAAGCTGCAAGAGGAAACTTGTCGTCGTCGCTCTTGTGGTTTTTCTCCTTTTGACAGCAGCTTTTTCTTAACTCCAGCCCAATTACGTGGCCGGGCCAGGCTGGGCCTTGCTAGTTCAAGCTTTGGAAAGATGAGCTTGAGTGAACAGACATAATGGCATTTCTTGTACTATGGACCACTTCGACCCTGAGAAAGACCAGCACCAATAGCCttcatgtccatccatccatccatccattttcttgaccgcttattcctcacaagggttagcCTTCATGTGCACCACAATATTCTTGTGGGAATTCCTCTGAAATCGTTTTCATCTTTACAAAGCCTCTTGCGCAAATTGGGGGCAGCCGAGGGGCAATTaatgattgggggggggggttctcgtaAGAATCGCGATTCTCATTTATAgggatgtgaattgcctagtaccagaaaatttgatttgtatcacgattcataggtcacaattcgattcggtacccattaatcccgatacgaatttatgtcgattgttgcgattagaaaatactaatttgtaaacttgtacatggacACCAAGATttgcatgaaaatgtatttttttatctgaaacttcagatAACTGTAAgcaactgtatttaacaaacaggttgtaatctttcatgtttgaacagcattaaaataaaaatattaaggtttaatgttccattaatattaatatagcGTTATTCCATGCTTTAAGGTGTGAacactaaccctaagtaagacatttttttgaatttttttccatcaaaaatggatgtttaaaaatcggccgcctattgaattgattcgagaCTTGCGTGCTGTAATATTGCGAAATATtgctgaatcattttttttttttttttaaacacacctactcatttagtacaattcagaatcgattttaaatgtcctaaaatggattttatttcaatgatttgatactgtcttgcccttgtttgtgtactgggtacgctgttcatgttgtacccgagttggccacttaggggcagtgtggcgcCGCACGTTCTGATACAGAGTgaagttgtagccacattaaagagtagaaggaaaaagtcacaaGTTATATCgataaaagttgatttttttttttttttttttgcagtgtaggAAGAGCACATGCCGATGAGTCATGTTTAGATGCTTTTCTGTATACATTTctgaagcgttttgtatgaatagccgttcttttgagggctaaaagtgccgcgagtattgcgctaattagcattagcttggaGTAAGATCATGACatttgctcatctataaaatgaagcagaaatccttgtcaatcaaatcattttgaaacaaaaatcgattctgaatctaaTCGCAGActcaaaaatcgtaatcgaatcgaattgtgagacagtcaaagattcccacctctagtatGAACTTGCTGTCGTGAATAGATGGACGCGTAACTTACGTCCAACTCAAAAGTCTGCAGGGCGGTCCGGTACCCTCCGGAAACTGGTGGCAGCAAGCGCAGAACCTCTTTGACGACGCAATCTAAGTAGCGCAGTCGGCTCAGCTTGTCCAGGCTCAGGTTAGGCCGAGCGTCGGCATCTCCGGCGCTGGCGAGGCCTTCGGAGTCCAGCTCGGCTTGGAGGCGCCGGACCACGGCCGGGTGGCAGAGGAGCTGCAGCAGCAGAGACGTTGACGCGCTGGCGGTGGTGTAGTGGGCGGCGAAGATCAACTCCACGGCCGTTTCCTGCAAGGTTCAGCGAGAAGTTTGCTAGGGACCACCGTCAAACATCTGAAAACATCCTGACCTAAACGTCTTCAGCGGATCTGCTGAAGATCCTCTCAGGTGCTTGAGTTGAATTGAAGTTGATGGCAACTCTAAGAATTGTAATAGAGAAGGAGAACTGTCGATCACTCGCTAACAGGGTTCGCcaattccagtcctcgaggtttcggagtactgcaggttttcgatgtttccgtcgaccaacacacctgatactaaagaccaggatcgttatcaggcatgctgattagctgattatatgaatcaggtgtgctagtgggcggaaacgccgaaaacctgcaggactctggacctcgaggaccggaattggtgaaccatGCTCTAAGCCTCCACTTTGGAGGAGGCTCTCACCCAAGGATCTGGTTTAGTCCTCCTCATAATCTTAAAAGCAATTCTTAAGAAAGTCTGAGGTGTCTTACGCAGTCTCTGCAATGCTCATTCTTGCCACATGGTGTGTGTCTAACCCAAGACCTGGAGTGCTAGCCTGAGCTGACCTTGAGCTCTTGGATGCTGAGTTTATGACCGTGCTCCTTGGCGCTGGACAACATGTAGTCGAAGGCGTCCAGATGTTCGTGGTGGTTCTGCTCCATCTTCTCCGTGATGATCTTCTCCATGTTGGCGTGCAGGATCTCTCGGGCTTTGATTCCCTGCCAGGAGCAAGAAAACTGGTCAACACCGAAGGGGAAcgcggggaggaggaggaggagtcaaATCTTTTTTGATTTCTGTGTTCAACCTTCatcaacaaaatgaaaatgcaaaaataggAAACGGGACTAAATTGGATTTCTTGACTGGAGTGGGTTTGCGTGACCTGTGTTGATTAAAATCCACGAGAGTTTGTAAAACTCCACCATTAGTCAAGACCACGACGATTGTGAGGCAGCAGTCAGATTAGATCaaggaacatccatccattttcggaaCCGGGTCGCCGGAGGTGCTTGGGGCCTATTGCACCAGGCTtccggcagtaggcggggcccACCCCCAACTtctctccagccaatcgcagtcgaTGAAGAACAAACGCGACCAATTCAGCCTCCATTTAATGGAGCCGGAATCAACAGACTTCGGGTCCATCGGATGCAAGTGTCCATTCCAATCAAAAGGTCACTTTGTACTAGGGCCCGAACGATTAATCGGCCGTCGATTTTAATCAGACGTTTATTGGCCTTCAGAAAACGAGTCGTTCTCCgtttt harbors:
- the cyp26c1 gene encoding cytochrome P450 26C1 codes for the protein MLSLCGDEEDDMSPAWHLADVRALTGAVTWLLCALLALALTRILWTLRWRLTRDPRNPLPLPQGSMGWPLVGETLHWLVQGSDFHICRRRRHGNVFKTHLLGKPVIRVTGAENIRKILMGEHSLVCTQWPQSTRIILGPNTLVNSTGDAHKRKRKVLAKVFSRGALESYLPRLQGAVRRQVAEWCARPDAVDVYGAAKLLTFRIAVRVLLGLQLDEERVVYLGAIFEQLMDNLFSLPVDAPLSGLRKGIKAREILHANMEKIITEKMEQNHHEHLDAFDYMLSSAKEHGHKLSIQELKETAVELIFAAHYTTASASTSLLLQLLCHPAVVRRLQAELDSEGLASAGDADARPNLSLDKLSRLRYLDCVVKEVLRLLPPVSGGYRTALQTFELDGYQVPKGWSVMYSIRDTHETAAVFQDPELFDPDRFGPEREENRSSRFSYVPFGGGVRSCVGKELAQMVLKTLAVELVATCKWTLATRDFPKMQTVPIVHPVNGLHVHFTQNRPLR